In Nocardia asteroides, a single genomic region encodes these proteins:
- a CDS encoding ABC transporter substrate-binding protein, which translates to MRLPRRGHRPGIRARRVVAALTAAIVAAGLGAGCSSESQVPSIGYATDAVISSYNGGTTVGWASGSPAVFGRVLTGFFYTGPDGQQVADTDVGTAKEVPGEAQTIQYRLSPDGVYSDGIATSCDDLVFTWAARSGRFTSGGAPLFDSASTAGYEDIERIDCEPGSKDATVVFRPGRRYVPWRTLFAAGELMPAHVATQATGVSNLIGAVRTGELVALGKLADFWNTGWTMTPGALDASRFPSAGPYRVGSYSESEGLVLVANERWWGAKPETGRIVVWPKGTDLSAKIGDNAVGVIDIGAGSVPELPLDGFSASTVPGRGAEQLVLSTGGVFAGVQPRRALAACVPRKALFDTIGSVPERPERGIGSAMLNAHIVQQDSLFYEAATGAAQKYATVDPNVKAGELTVRIGYRTPDARRAATVRAIADSCRAAGITVVDAGAPDFQPTRLAEGAVDAVLGGTAAATGPSGASTEVAAMSALRTGNGSNVGRFGNGRFDAITDQLAADDASASQLGLLTEAENLLWSELPSIPLFATPRLIAFGTGLRNGVAGPTQGGTGWNMDRWRLTR; encoded by the coding sequence TTGCGACTTCCACGCCGCGGGCACCGGCCCGGGATCCGAGCGCGGCGCGTGGTCGCCGCGCTCACCGCCGCTATCGTCGCGGCCGGGCTCGGCGCCGGGTGCTCCAGCGAGAGCCAGGTGCCCTCCATCGGCTATGCCACCGACGCGGTGATCAGCAGCTACAACGGCGGGACGACGGTGGGGTGGGCCAGCGGCTCGCCCGCCGTCTTCGGCCGGGTGCTCACCGGGTTCTTCTACACCGGCCCGGACGGCCAGCAGGTGGCCGACACCGACGTCGGCACCGCCAAGGAGGTGCCGGGGGAGGCGCAGACCATCCAGTACCGGCTCAGCCCGGACGGCGTCTACTCCGACGGCATCGCCACCTCCTGCGACGACCTGGTCTTCACCTGGGCCGCGCGCAGCGGCCGGTTCACCTCCGGCGGCGCGCCGCTCTTCGACAGCGCGAGCACCGCCGGGTACGAGGACATCGAGCGGATCGACTGCGAGCCCGGCTCCAAGGACGCCACCGTCGTCTTCCGCCCCGGCCGCCGCTACGTGCCGTGGCGCACGCTCTTCGCCGCCGGTGAGCTGATGCCCGCGCACGTCGCCACCCAGGCCACCGGGGTGAGCAACCTGATCGGCGCGGTGCGCACCGGCGAGCTGGTCGCGCTCGGCAAGCTCGCCGACTTCTGGAACACCGGCTGGACCATGACGCCGGGCGCGCTGGACGCGAGCCGCTTCCCCTCGGCCGGCCCCTACCGCGTCGGCTCCTACAGCGAGAGCGAGGGGCTGGTGCTCGTCGCCAACGAGCGCTGGTGGGGCGCGAAGCCGGAGACCGGCCGGATCGTGGTGTGGCCCAAGGGAACCGACCTCTCCGCCAAGATCGGCGACAACGCCGTCGGGGTGATCGACATCGGCGCGGGCTCGGTGCCGGAGCTGCCGCTGGACGGCTTCTCCGCCAGCACCGTCCCCGGCCGCGGTGCCGAGCAGCTCGTGCTGAGCACCGGCGGGGTCTTCGCCGGGGTGCAGCCGCGCCGCGCGCTGGCCGCCTGCGTGCCGCGCAAGGCGCTCTTCGACACCATCGGCTCGGTGCCCGAGCGGCCGGAGCGCGGGATCGGCTCGGCCATGCTGAACGCCCACATCGTGCAGCAGGATTCGCTGTTCTACGAGGCCGCCACCGGCGCCGCGCAGAAGTACGCGACGGTCGACCCGAACGTGAAGGCGGGCGAGCTGACCGTGCGGATCGGCTACCGGACCCCGGACGCCCGCCGCGCCGCCACCGTCAGGGCCATCGCCGACTCCTGCCGCGCCGCGGGCATCACCGTCGTCGACGCGGGCGCCCCCGATTTCCAGCCCACCCGGCTGGCCGAGGGCGCGGTGGACGCCGTGCTCGGCGGCACCGCCGCCGCCACCGGCCCGTCCGGGGCGAGCACCGAGGTGGCCGCCATGTCGGCGCTGCGCACCGGGAACGGCTCCAACGTCGGGCGGTTCGGCAACGGCCGCTTCGACGCCATCACCGACCAGCTCGCCGCCGACGACGCCTCCGCCAGCCAGCTCGGGCTGCTCACCGAGGCGGAGAACCTGCTCTGGTCCGAGCTGCCCAGCATCCCGCTCTTCGCCACGCCCCGGCTGATCGCCTTCGGCACCGGGCTGCGCAACGGCGTCGCCGGGCCGACCCAGGGCGGCACCGGCTGGAACATGGACCGCTGGCGGCTGACCCGGTGA
- a CDS encoding adenylosuccinate synthetase, translating to MNRRGGAVPGAHVIVVDLGFGDAGKGATVDWLCSPAAGLGPAAVVRFNGGAQAAHTVVAGARTHTFAQFGSGTLAGVPTLLSRHVLVEPIALAAEAEALAVLGVPDPLGLLAVDGRALLTTPIHIAANRARERARGAGRHGSCGRGIGETASYALEHAAPTVADCAHPDRLRTLLTALAAHYAPLLDGSGFGYEPVDELVGMYREFAAAVRIVGDGELARLARRGPLVFEGAQGVLLDEWRGFHPHTTWSTVEPSNARALLAGIGATGTVLGVTRSYQTRHGDGPFPTEDAALDLPEPHNGTGPYQGAFRRGHLDLVLLRYALEVCGGVDGLVVNHLDVPGPLRVATAYRTPGGPLRRLPVGPGRDLSHQESLTALLRSATPELADLPADIPAYLERELGTPVLLTGNGPDRSDRRPTPATRAA from the coding sequence GTGAACCGACGCGGCGGCGCCGTCCCCGGTGCGCACGTGATCGTGGTCGACCTCGGCTTCGGGGACGCGGGCAAGGGGGCGACGGTCGACTGGCTGTGCTCCCCGGCGGCGGGGCTCGGCCCCGCCGCCGTCGTCCGGTTCAACGGCGGGGCGCAGGCCGCGCACACCGTCGTCGCCGGCGCGCGCACGCACACCTTCGCGCAGTTCGGGTCGGGCACCCTCGCCGGGGTGCCGACGCTGCTCTCCCGGCACGTGCTGGTGGAGCCGATCGCGCTCGCCGCCGAGGCCGAGGCGCTCGCGGTGCTCGGCGTGCCGGACCCGCTCGGGCTGCTCGCCGTCGACGGCAGGGCGCTGCTCACCACCCCGATCCACATCGCCGCGAACCGGGCGCGGGAGCGGGCCCGCGGCGCGGGCAGGCACGGCTCCTGCGGGCGCGGGATCGGCGAGACCGCCTCCTACGCACTGGAACACGCGGCCCCGACGGTCGCCGACTGCGCGCACCCGGACCGGCTGCGGACGCTGCTCACCGCGCTGGCCGCGCACTACGCGCCGCTGCTCGACGGCAGCGGCTTCGGCTACGAGCCGGTGGACGAGCTGGTCGGCATGTACCGGGAGTTCGCCGCCGCCGTCCGCATCGTCGGCGACGGCGAGCTCGCCCGGCTGGCCCGGCGCGGGCCGCTGGTCTTCGAGGGCGCGCAGGGGGTGCTGCTCGACGAGTGGCGCGGGTTCCACCCGCACACCACCTGGTCGACGGTCGAGCCGAGCAATGCCCGCGCGCTGCTGGCAGGCATCGGCGCCACCGGCACCGTGCTCGGCGTCACCAGGAGCTACCAGACCCGGCACGGGGACGGCCCGTTCCCCACCGAGGACGCGGCGCTCGACCTCCCCGAGCCGCACAACGGCACCGGCCCCTACCAGGGCGCGTTCCGCCGCGGGCACCTCGATCTGGTGCTGCTGCGCTACGCGCTCGAGGTGTGCGGCGGGGTCGACGGGCTGGTCGTCAACCACCTCGACGTCCCCGGCCCGCTCCGCGTCGCGACGGCCTACCGCACCCCAGGCGGCCCGCTCCGCCGCCTGCCCGTCGGGCCCGGCCGCGACCTGTCCCACCAGGAGTCCCTGACCGCGCTCCTGCGTTCCGCCACACCCGAATTGGCCGATCTTCCCGCCGACATCCCGGCCTACCTGGAGCGCGAGCTGGGTACCCCCGTGTTGCTCACCGGTAACGGCCCGGATCGGTCCGATCGCCGCCCCACCCCTGCCACTCGCGCGGCCTGA
- a CDS encoding ATP-binding cassette domain-containing protein yields the protein MPTPSSSLSLSDVAFTWPDGTPVFDGLTATLAPGRIGVVGANGAGKSTLLRLVAGELTPGRGSITRPGPLGYLRQDIGLGTGLRVDRVLGIDAVRAALHRIEAGGGTPADFDTVGAGWDVEERAVALLARLGLGHVADGPAALDRTVGTISGGETVLLGLVAELLTEPAVLLLDEPTNNLDGVARQRLADVLGQFTGIALVVSHDRELLDGMDVTAELYRGGLRLFGGGFGEYERIVAAEQEAALAAVRDARGDLRRQRRELIETRIKLDRRVRYGRMLAETKRAPKIIANEKKRSQQVSAGKLRTTHLDRLDTAREQLRGAEEAVRDDREVRIELPRTLVHPGQEVVELTGAALPGGVSVDLRVHGPERIAVTGRNGVGKTTLLRRIAESGPKVPWKLLPQRLDVLDDTRSVFENVAAAAPHAEAQEVRAQLARFLFRGAAADAAAGTLSGGERLRAALATVLLADPAPRLLLLDEPTNNLDLPSLGHLTQALTGYRGALVVVSHDERFLAELGLTRVLRCTGTEVEELPLS from the coding sequence GTGCCCACTCCTTCGTCTTCGCTGTCCCTGTCGGACGTCGCCTTCACCTGGCCCGACGGCACCCCCGTCTTCGACGGGCTGACCGCGACCCTCGCCCCTGGCCGGATCGGGGTGGTCGGCGCCAACGGCGCCGGGAAGTCCACACTGCTGCGGCTCGTCGCGGGTGAGCTCACCCCCGGCCGCGGCTCGATCACCCGCCCCGGCCCGCTCGGCTATCTGCGCCAGGATATCGGCCTCGGCACCGGCCTCCGGGTCGACCGAGTGCTCGGCATCGATGCCGTGCGCGCCGCGCTGCACCGGATCGAGGCCGGCGGGGGAACGCCCGCCGACTTCGACACCGTCGGCGCGGGCTGGGACGTCGAGGAGCGCGCGGTGGCGCTGCTCGCCCGGCTCGGCCTCGGCCACGTCGCCGACGGCCCGGCCGCGCTCGACCGCACCGTCGGCACGATCTCCGGCGGCGAGACGGTGCTGCTCGGCCTGGTCGCCGAGCTGCTCACCGAGCCCGCCGTGCTGCTGCTCGACGAGCCGACCAACAACCTGGACGGCGTCGCCAGGCAGCGCCTCGCCGACGTGCTCGGCCAGTTCACCGGCATCGCGCTGGTGGTCAGCCACGACCGGGAGCTGCTCGACGGCATGGACGTCACCGCCGAGCTCTACCGGGGCGGGCTGCGGCTCTTCGGCGGCGGCTTCGGCGAGTACGAGCGGATCGTCGCGGCCGAGCAGGAGGCCGCGCTCGCCGCGGTCCGGGATGCCCGCGGCGACCTGCGGCGGCAGCGCCGGGAGCTGATCGAGACCCGGATCAAGCTGGACCGCCGGGTGCGGTACGGCCGCATGCTCGCCGAGACCAAGCGGGCGCCGAAGATCATCGCCAACGAGAAGAAGCGGAGCCAGCAGGTCTCCGCGGGCAAGCTGCGCACTACCCACCTGGACAGGCTGGACACCGCGCGCGAGCAGCTGCGCGGCGCCGAGGAGGCGGTGCGTGACGACCGCGAGGTCCGGATCGAGCTGCCGCGCACGCTGGTGCACCCCGGGCAGGAGGTGGTCGAGCTGACCGGTGCCGCGCTGCCCGGGGGTGTCTCGGTCGACCTGCGGGTGCACGGCCCCGAGCGGATCGCGGTGACCGGTCGCAACGGGGTCGGCAAGACCACGCTGCTGCGCCGGATCGCCGAATCCGGGCCGAAGGTGCCGTGGAAGCTGCTGCCGCAGCGGCTCGACGTCCTCGACGACACCCGCTCGGTCTTCGAGAACGTGGCGGCCGCCGCGCCGCACGCGGAGGCGCAGGAGGTGCGGGCCCAGCTCGCCCGCTTCCTCTTCCGCGGCGCCGCCGCCGACGCCGCGGCCGGCACGCTCTCCGGCGGCGAGCGGCTGCGCGCCGCGCTCGCCACCGTGCTGCTCGCCGACCCCGCACCCCGGCTGCTGCTGCTCGACGAGCCGACCAACAACCTGGACCTGCCCAGCCTCGGGCACCTCACCCAGGCGCTGACCGGCTACCGGGGCGCGCTGGTGGTGGTCAGCCACGACGAGCGCTTCCTCGCCGAGCTCGGCCTCACCCGCGTGCTGCGCTGCACCGGCACCGAGGTCGAGGAGCTGCCGCTCTCCTGA
- a CDS encoding adenine phosphoribosyltransferase, translating into MSAHTRAADAVHRLTRWHDDFPTPGVRFADLTPVFADAAGFRAVLDGLAACAPDADLIAGVDARGFLLGAGVAASLGTGVLAVRKGGKLPPPVVSREYTLEYGTAALEIPADGVRLRGRRVLLLDDVLATGGTLAAAAELFAEAGAEVVAAAVVLEIGFLAGRGRQGDYPVTAIVTV; encoded by the coding sequence ATGAGCGCCCACACGAGGGCCGCCGACGCGGTGCACCGGCTCACCCGCTGGCACGACGACTTCCCCACGCCCGGAGTCCGATTCGCCGACCTCACCCCGGTCTTCGCGGACGCCGCCGGCTTCCGCGCGGTACTCGACGGCCTCGCCGCCTGCGCCCCGGACGCCGACCTGATCGCCGGGGTGGACGCGCGCGGCTTCCTGCTCGGCGCCGGTGTCGCGGCGAGCCTCGGCACCGGGGTGCTCGCCGTCCGCAAGGGCGGCAAGCTGCCGCCGCCGGTGGTCTCCCGCGAGTACACCCTGGAGTACGGCACCGCCGCGCTGGAGATCCCGGCCGACGGCGTGCGGCTGCGCGGCAGGCGGGTGCTGCTGCTCGACGACGTGCTCGCCACCGGCGGCACGCTCGCCGCGGCGGCGGAGCTCTTCGCCGAGGCGGGCGCCGAGGTGGTCGCGGCCGCCGTCGTGCTGGAGATCGGCTTCCTCGCCGGGCGGGGCAGGCAGGGCGACTACCCGGTCACCGCCATCGTCACCGTCTGA
- a CDS encoding cutinase family protein has protein sequence MLVAFAVAVATATTGTAAAQPPAGPSTELEIASCPALYALGIQGTGESSPDAAPTTDTGMLSTVFRPLLAKASDPGLVDRAYVPYEAGFGGAVGGQQAPYSESITGGLVRLRTMAKQVADRCGETRFAIVGYSQGAHVASMFAQEVGQGHGVLAADKVAAVALFGDPTRNPGAPLFPGAPGKAAPDAAPGVSGDEIASIAALPQAPATGGGIGPERDRAANFGSLTGRVASFCAAGDLACDAPEGAPILKAVANIAGQAKLSGGDPIASLVSISQALAFTSIKTATRVVNEDVSGTSLANLSIAPKQSISQRLADASDPRTPLDLNGAFKAVLKVGMIGLNAVVTVVKTVLNPTAIAELATAALSNPPAALLLLGTKLLGAIPQLIPPTTVSRLVTQAFEAVVQNITDNSELLNITTWVRYWDTVQRHGAYGNAAVSATGDAPTQFVADWLAATAHDIHATIGSGGKPSGAAPKVPTGFFDGSSGASPTPAPSGTGQFPFGSGVDGASSGGSVPSAPPADRPDSAGNAYPFSRN, from the coding sequence ATGCTCGTCGCGTTCGCCGTCGCTGTGGCGACCGCGACCACGGGCACCGCCGCCGCGCAGCCACCTGCCGGGCCCTCCACGGAGCTGGAGATCGCGTCGTGTCCCGCGCTGTACGCGCTCGGGATCCAGGGCACCGGTGAGTCCTCGCCGGACGCCGCGCCGACCACCGACACCGGCATGCTCTCCACCGTCTTCCGGCCGCTGCTGGCCAAGGCGAGCGATCCGGGGCTGGTCGACCGCGCCTATGTGCCGTACGAGGCGGGTTTCGGCGGCGCCGTCGGCGGCCAGCAGGCCCCGTACTCGGAGTCCATCACCGGCGGGCTGGTCCGGCTGCGCACCATGGCCAAGCAGGTCGCCGACCGCTGCGGTGAGACCCGTTTCGCGATCGTCGGGTACTCGCAGGGCGCGCACGTCGCCTCGATGTTCGCGCAGGAGGTCGGGCAGGGGCACGGCGTGCTGGCCGCCGACAAGGTCGCGGCCGTCGCGCTCTTCGGTGACCCCACCCGCAATCCGGGCGCCCCGCTCTTCCCCGGCGCACCGGGCAAGGCCGCCCCGGACGCCGCCCCCGGCGTCTCCGGTGACGAGATCGCGAGCATCGCCGCGCTGCCGCAGGCGCCTGCCACCGGCGGCGGCATCGGCCCCGAGCGGGACCGGGCGGCCAACTTCGGCTCGCTCACCGGCCGGGTCGCGAGCTTCTGTGCCGCAGGCGATCTCGCGTGTGACGCCCCCGAGGGCGCGCCGATCCTCAAGGCGGTGGCCAATATCGCCGGCCAGGCCAAGCTGAGCGGCGGCGACCCGATCGCCTCGCTGGTCTCCATCTCGCAGGCGCTGGCCTTCACCTCGATCAAGACCGCCACCAGGGTGGTGAACGAGGACGTCTCCGGTACCTCGCTCGCGAATCTCTCGATCGCGCCGAAGCAGTCGATCTCGCAGCGGCTGGCCGACGCCTCCGACCCGCGCACCCCGCTCGATCTGAACGGCGCCTTCAAGGCCGTGCTCAAGGTCGGCATGATCGGGCTGAACGCGGTGGTCACCGTGGTGAAGACGGTACTCAACCCGACCGCGATCGCCGAACTCGCGACGGCCGCGCTGAGCAACCCGCCCGCCGCGCTGCTCCTGCTCGGCACCAAGCTGCTCGGCGCGATCCCGCAGCTGATTCCGCCGACCACGGTCTCCCGCCTGGTGACCCAGGCCTTCGAGGCGGTGGTGCAGAACATCACCGACAACAGCGAGCTGCTGAACATCACCACCTGGGTCCGCTACTGGGACACGGTGCAGCGGCACGGCGCCTACGGCAATGCCGCCGTCTCGGCCACCGGCGACGCGCCGACCCAGTTCGTGGCCGACTGGCTCGCGGCGACGGCGCACGACATCCACGCGACCATCGGCAGCGGCGGGAAGCCGTCCGGAGCGGCCCCGAAGGTGCCGACCGGATTCTTCGACGGCAGCTCCGGCGCGTCTCCGACACCGGCTCCGTCGGGTACGGGACAATTCCCCTTCGGGAGTGGAGTCGACGGCGCCTCCTCCGGAGGCTCGGTGCCGTCGGCGCCCCCCGCCGACCGACCCGATTCCGCAGGCAACGCCTATCCGTTCTCCAGGAACTGA
- a CDS encoding RelA/SpoT family protein: MTQHLDEVNAGNAADEPRPEPEQAAATSEASSTPPRSGSAAVPTSASRRVRARLARRMTGQRGIAAVKPVLEPLATVHRELYPKGDLVLLQRAFDVADERHKHQFRKSGDPYITHPLAVANILAELGMDTVTLTAALLHDTVEDTGYSVEQLTADFGREVAHLVDGVTKLDKVNLGAAAEAETIRKMIIAMARDPRVLVIKVADRLHNMRTMRFLPPEKQAKKARETLEVIAPLAHRLGMATVKWELEDLAFAILHPKKYDEIVRLVADRAPSRDTYLARVRALIVNNLTDSRINAVVEGRPKHYWSIYQKMIVKGKDFDDIHDLVGIRILCEEIRDCYAAVGVVHSLWQPMAGRFKDYIAQPRYGVYQSLHTTVVGPDGKPLEVQIRTHEMHRTAEFGIAAHWRYKETKGKHTVDSTEVDEMSWMRQLLDWQREAADPAEFLESLRFDLKSPEIFVFTPKGDVITLPQKSTPIDFAYAVHTEVGHKCIGARVNGRLVALERQLENGEVVEIFTSKAQNAGPSRDWQNFVVSPRAKAKIRQWFAKERREEALETGKEQISKEVKRSGLPLQRLMSADAMASLAKELHYDDVSALYTAVGEHQVSAQHVVQRLMAQLGGIGDVENELAERSTPSSTPARQRVTGDAGVLIPGATNTVAKLAKCCTPVPGDAILGFVTRGGSVSVHRTDCTNAESLQDQQERIIAVEWAPSPSSVFLVAIQIEALDRTRLLSDVTKVLADEKVNILSASVTTHGDRVAISKFTFEMGDPKHLGHVLNVVRNVEGVYDVYRVTSAA; this comes from the coding sequence ATGACTCAGCATCTGGACGAGGTGAACGCCGGGAACGCGGCGGACGAACCCCGCCCCGAGCCCGAGCAGGCCGCCGCGACCTCCGAGGCGTCTTCCACGCCCCCGCGCAGCGGTTCCGCCGCGGTGCCCACCTCCGCTTCGCGGCGGGTTCGGGCCCGGCTGGCTCGGCGGATGACCGGGCAGCGCGGCATCGCGGCGGTGAAGCCGGTGCTGGAGCCGCTGGCGACGGTGCACCGCGAGCTGTACCCCAAGGGCGACCTGGTTCTGCTGCAGCGCGCCTTCGACGTGGCCGACGAGCGGCACAAGCACCAGTTCCGCAAGTCCGGCGACCCGTACATCACGCACCCGCTCGCGGTGGCGAACATCCTGGCCGAGCTCGGCATGGACACCGTCACGCTGACCGCGGCGCTGCTGCACGACACGGTGGAGGACACCGGCTACTCGGTGGAGCAGCTCACCGCCGACTTCGGCCGCGAGGTCGCGCACCTGGTGGACGGCGTCACCAAGCTGGACAAGGTGAACCTGGGCGCGGCCGCCGAGGCCGAGACCATCCGCAAGATGATCATCGCCATGGCCCGCGACCCCCGGGTGCTGGTGATCAAGGTCGCCGACCGGCTGCACAACATGCGCACCATGCGCTTCCTTCCGCCGGAGAAGCAGGCGAAGAAGGCGCGCGAGACGCTCGAGGTGATCGCCCCGCTGGCGCACCGGCTCGGCATGGCCACGGTCAAGTGGGAGCTGGAGGACCTCGCCTTCGCGATCCTGCACCCGAAGAAGTACGACGAGATCGTCCGCCTGGTCGCCGACCGTGCCCCCTCGCGCGACACCTACCTGGCCCGGGTGCGCGCGCTGATCGTGAACAACCTGACCGATTCCCGGATCAACGCGGTGGTCGAGGGCAGGCCGAAGCACTACTGGTCGATCTACCAGAAGATGATCGTCAAGGGTAAGGACTTCGACGACATCCACGACCTGGTCGGCATCCGCATCCTGTGCGAGGAGATCCGCGACTGCTATGCCGCGGTCGGCGTGGTGCACTCGCTGTGGCAGCCGATGGCGGGCCGGTTCAAGGACTACATCGCGCAGCCGCGCTACGGCGTCTACCAGTCGCTGCACACCACCGTGGTCGGCCCGGACGGCAAGCCACTCGAGGTGCAGATCCGCACGCACGAGATGCACCGGACCGCCGAGTTCGGCATCGCCGCGCACTGGCGGTACAAGGAGACCAAGGGCAAGCACACCGTCGACTCCACCGAGGTCGACGAGATGTCCTGGATGCGCCAGCTGCTGGATTGGCAGCGCGAGGCCGCGGACCCGGCCGAGTTCCTCGAGTCGCTGCGCTTCGACCTGAAGTCGCCGGAGATCTTCGTCTTCACCCCCAAGGGCGACGTGATCACGCTGCCGCAGAAGTCGACCCCGATCGATTTCGCCTACGCGGTGCACACCGAGGTCGGGCACAAGTGCATCGGCGCCAGGGTGAACGGCAGGCTGGTCGCGCTGGAGCGGCAGCTGGAGAACGGTGAGGTCGTCGAGATCTTCACCTCGAAGGCGCAGAACGCGGGGCCGAGCCGGGATTGGCAGAACTTCGTCGTCTCGCCGCGCGCCAAGGCCAAGATCCGGCAGTGGTTCGCCAAGGAGCGCCGCGAGGAGGCGCTGGAGACCGGCAAGGAGCAAATCTCCAAGGAGGTCAAGCGCTCCGGGCTGCCGCTGCAGCGGCTGATGAGCGCCGACGCCATGGCCTCGCTGGCCAAGGAGCTGCACTACGACGACGTCTCCGCGCTCTACACCGCGGTGGGCGAGCACCAGGTCTCGGCCCAGCACGTCGTGCAGCGGCTGATGGCCCAGCTCGGCGGCATCGGCGACGTGGAGAACGAGCTCGCCGAGCGCTCCACCCCTTCCAGCACCCCGGCCAGGCAGCGCGTCACCGGCGACGCGGGCGTCCTCATCCCCGGTGCGACGAACACGGTCGCCAAGCTCGCCAAGTGCTGCACCCCCGTCCCCGGCGACGCCATCCTCGGCTTCGTGACCAGGGGCGGCTCGGTCAGCGTGCACCGAACCGACTGCACCAACGCCGAATCCCTGCAGGACCAGCAGGAACGCATCATCGCGGTGGAGTGGGCGCCCTCGCCATCCTCGGTCTTCCTGGTGGCCATCCAGATCGAGGCACTGGACCGCACCCGGCTCCTCTCCGACGTCACCAAGGTCCTCGCCGACGAGAAGGTCAATATCCTCTCGGCCTCCGTCACCACCCACGGCGACCGAGTCGCCATCAGCAAGTTCACCTTCGAGATGGGCGACCCCAAGCACCTCGGCCACGTCCTCAACGTCGTCCGCAACGTGGAGGGCGTCTACGACGTCTACCGGGTGACCTCGGCGGCGTAA
- a CDS encoding NUDIX hydrolase, which translates to MQSVVSVDVVTLRFWGEDAGIRLGVAPRGHAPFAGELALPGVLLGRGERLVAAAHRALVTKLGAPEPAIAAIGQLVTFDEPSRDPRGPTLSIAMWAVLSPHDSPADWVSFDSVPPLAFDHNAIVGTARTLLTGLLWKDPAFTRALLGPQFPATRAVELATSVHGTRPDPANLNRTLASVPGLTRTEERRRVKATGRPAAVWAFDT; encoded by the coding sequence ATGCAGTCGGTCGTATCGGTGGATGTGGTGACGCTGCGGTTCTGGGGGGAGGACGCAGGCATCCGGCTCGGGGTCGCGCCGCGCGGGCACGCGCCCTTCGCCGGTGAGCTCGCGCTGCCCGGCGTCCTGCTCGGCCGCGGCGAACGCCTGGTCGCCGCCGCGCACCGCGCCCTCGTCACCAAACTCGGCGCCCCCGAACCCGCCATCGCCGCCATCGGGCAGCTGGTCACCTTCGACGAACCCAGCCGCGACCCGCGCGGTCCCACCCTCTCCATCGCCATGTGGGCGGTGCTCAGCCCGCACGACAGCCCCGCCGACTGGGTCTCCTTCGACAGCGTCCCGCCGCTCGCCTTCGACCACAACGCCATCGTCGGCACCGCCCGCACCCTCCTCACCGGCCTGCTCTGGAAAGACCCCGCCTTCACCCGCGCCCTCCTCGGCCCCCAGTTCCCCGCCACCCGCGCCGTCGAACTCGCCACCTCCGTGCACGGCACCCGGCCGGACCCCGCCAACCTGAACCGGACCCTCGCGAGCGTCCCCGGGTTGACCCGCACAGAAGAGCGGCGCAGAGTGAAGGCCACGGGTCGCCCCGCCGCAGTCTGGGCCTTCGACACCTGA